The Desulfococcus multivorans DNA window CGAAAAACGTCCCAACCCCGAAAAATTGAGACCTTATGAAAGCGGGATCATTCCGACGGGTACGGCACGACTGCGATATCCCGTCCCCTTTTTTCTGGTGGCGATCTTCTTTCTCATTTTCGACGTCGAGGGTGCCTACATCTTTTCCTGGGCGGCGGCCTGTGAAAGCATCGGATGGGCGGGATGGATACAGATGTCCTTTTTCATCATCGTTCTGCTGCTGGGTCTGATCTATATCTGGCGGAAAGGAGGGCTGGAGTGGGGTCCGGAAAAACACTAGCCGCTCTGGAGCCGCTGTTTCGACCGGCGGATGCCGTCATCAACTGGGCGCGATCGAGAAGCCTCTGGCCCATGTTTTTCGGTCTTTCCTGTTGTTTCGTAGAGGAGGCGACGGTCATCACATCCCGTTACGACATCGCCCGTTTCGGCGCCGAGGTCTTCCGCCCCTCGCCTCGTCAGGCCGATCTTCTCATCGTATCGGGCACCGTCTTCAAGAAGATCGCTCCCGTGGTGCTGCGTCTCTATGAGCAGATGCCCGAGCCCAAATGGGTCATCTCCATGGGATCCTGTTCGAACACCGGGGGGATGTACGATGTCTACTCGGTGGTTCAGGGCGTCAACCAGATCCTGCCGGTGGACGTCTATATCCCGGGATGTCCGCCGCGTCCCGAGGCTGTCCTTCAGGGGCTGACCCTTCTCCAGAAAAAGATCGAAGAGACCGAACGTCCCAGCCGACCCGTTTTTCATCTGGGCGGAGGGCGCCAGGGCACCCAGGCACCCGTTCTCGTGGACGGCGTGACCAAGTCCCGTGATCCAAGAGGACCGGGCATGACGGGAACCGTCATCCGCGGTTCGTCGGTGACACCCCCCGGGTTTCCGGAAAGCCGGTCGGATCT harbors:
- a CDS encoding NADH-quinone oxidoreductase subunit A; its protein translation is MQPILDSDMMSSWAPGVFSLVCFSTAVLVLVAVLLFISAWLGEKRPNPEKLRPYESGIIPTGTARLRYPVPFFLVAIFFLIFDVEGAYIFSWAAACESIGWAGWIQMSFFIIVLLLGLIYIWRKGGLEWGPEKH